From a single Drosophila sulfurigaster albostrigata strain 15112-1811.04 chromosome 3, ASM2355843v2, whole genome shotgun sequence genomic region:
- the LOC133840185 gene encoding neprilysin — protein MNGLILFALSIVLVSGLSEKEISMLTMRAIRANLNRRVQPCTSFWGYACGNWSSSYVDNFQLVEERYVLAMIPVLSGNYSKERMKAPRLMQKMSDYFQACTRDQPKVVELPQELRSASSEWTTAVAKLRKYGLNGVFFEETVDVAYNDSLRSVVQLKMPDSSFDVKPTTQFDRELFALRSRYRKEDSKVESWTLLELKQHLPQIKWQNYFNELLETELNETALRLEVSDVDYLRAMGELLQRSNKTQLEEHLCTRLVTLERAARPRTSTAAACINHMRALLPLGMNYIYDQLVYSSRSQDTPQLDEIFGGLRAMFGKYLDANRLQLSAEQLDYVRAKLMGIKLKIGNLPDPVISAEFFDTHYESANFSNTDFQHNLWQALRLRTRLQHAPLLQPAAALDMHSYYVNDDVFEARNAPYFEPERNTLTVPMIFMQFPLYDYRQHSIFRSSLMGFILGHEMSHAFEHEGILYDAAGNESPIGLRIRQLATFQAALKCAQQTRTVSLKERLADFNGLQLAYDTFFGLDHNSQQLVYRPYGFDREFVAPQLFHMNFAQFFCGRLPPAIGHDMDDVRVNEAERNLHQFAIDFKCRQQSAPQSMGCEMWRPIGQ, from the coding sequence TGGTCATCCAGCTATGTGGACAACTTTCAGCTGGTCGAGGAGCGTTATGTGCTTGCAATGATTCCAGTGCTAAGCGGCAATTATAGTAAGGAGCGAATGAAGGCGCCACGATTGATGCAGAAGATGTCCGACTATTTCCAAGCTTGCACTCGCGATCAGCCCAAAGTTGTGGAACTACCTCAGGAGCTGCGTTCCGCTAGCTCCGAGTGGACAACAGCTGTGGCGAAGCTGCGTAAATACGGATTGAATGGTGTGTTCTTTGAAGAGACCGTGGATGTGGCTTACAACGATTCCTTGCGTTCGGTGGTGCAGCTCAAGATGCCCGATAGCAGCTTCGATGTAAAGCCAACGACACAATTCGATAGAGAGTTGTTCGCACTGCGCTCAAGGTATCGCAAGGAAGATTCTAAAGTGGAATCCTGGACGCTGTTGGAACTGAAGCAACATTTACCACAAATAAAGTGGCAAAACTACTTCAACGAGTTGCTCGAAACAGAGTTGAATGAAACCGCTTTGCGTCTGGAAGTCAGCGATGTGGATTACTTGCGTGCCATGGGCGAGTTGCTGCAGCGAAGCAACAAAACTCAGCTGGAGGAGCATCTGTGTACCCGTCTCGTCACCTTAGAGCGAGCAGCTCGACCCAGgacatcaacagcagctgcctgTATAAACCATATGCGCGCTTTGCTGCCACTTGGCATGAACTACATCTACGATCAACTTGTGTACAGCAGCAGGTCACAGGATACGCCACAGTTGGACGAGATATTTGGCGGTTTGCGTGCCATGTTTGGCAAGTATTTGGATGCGAATCGCTTGCAATTGAGTGCCGAGCAATTGGATTATGTGCGTGCCAAGCTGATGGGCATTAAACTCAAGATTGGCAATCTTCCCGACCCCGTAATATCAGCAGAGTTCTTTGACACTCACTATGAGAGTGCCAACTTCTCGAACACGGATTTCCAGCACAATCTGTGGCAAGCATTGCGTCTGCGCACCCGATTGCAGCATGCCCCATTGTTGCAACCAGCTGCAGCATTGGATATGCATAGTTACTATGTGAATGACGATGTGTTTGAGGCACGCAATGCGCCGTACTTTGAGCCGGAGCGCAATACGCTGACAGTGCCAATGATTTTCATGCAGTTTCCGCTCTACGATTATCGTCAGCACTCGATCTTTCGGAGCAGCTTGATGGGTTTTATACTGGGTCACGAGATGAGTCATGCCTTTGAGCACGAAGGCATACTTTACGATGCTGCTGGGAACGAGTCGCCAATcggattacgtatacgccagcTGGCCACTTTTCAGGCGGCTCTGAAGTGTGCGCAGCAAACGAGAACCGTATCGCTGAAGGAGCGCTTGGCTGATTTCAATGGCCTGCAGCTGGCGTATGATACATTTTTTGGTCTGGATCATAACTCGCAACAGTTGGTCTATCGGCCATATGGCTTCGATAGGGAGTTTGTGGCGCCCCAGCTGTTTCACATGAACTTTGCCCAGTTCTTTTGTGGCCGACTGCCGCCGGCCATTGGCCATGACATGGACGATGTGCGAGTCAATGAAGCCGAGAGGAATTTGCATCAATTTGCCATCGATTTCAAGTGCCGACAGCAGTCGGCGCCGCAGTCGATGGGCTGTGAAATGTGGCGACCCATCGGGCAATAA